The DNA window GCGAATCCGGCTGCGGGAAATCGACGCTCATCAACGCCATTCTCGGCCTGCTTGCCGACAATGGCGAAATCACATCGGGCGAGATCATCTTCGAGGGCGACAAGGACCTCGCACGGCTCGACCCCACCGCGATGCGCGGCCTGCGCGGCCAAAGCATCGCCACCGTCTTCCAGGATCCGATGGGCGCGCTCAACCCGGTGCTGTCGGTGGGGCGCCAGATGCGCGACATCCAGTATCGCTCGGGTCTGTCGAAGCGGGACAAGGATGCACGCTCCGTCGCCATGCTGCGCAAGGTGCGCATTCCCGATCCGGAAAGCCGGCTGACGCAGTTTCCCCACGAATTCTCCGGCGGCATGAAGCAGCGCATCGCCATCGCCATGGCGCTGATGATGGAGCCGGCGCTGCTGATCGCCGACGAGCCGACCACGGCGCTCGACGCGACGCTGGAAGTGGCCACCATCGAACTGCTCAAGGATCTACAGCGCGACATCGGCTGCTCGGTGCTGTTCATCTCGCATCATCTGGGCGTGATCGCCGAACTCTGCGACGAGATGATCGTGATGTATGCCGGTGAGGTGGTGGAGAGCGGCACGACCCGCGAGATCTTCCACGACGCGCGCCATCCCTACACGCAGAAGCTGCTGGCCTGCGATCCCGCGCGGCTGTCGCAGCGGGTTGCTCGCCTGCCGACGATTGCCGGGACCTTGCCGGACCTGCGCCGCCGACCGAGCGGCTGCGTCTTCCAGCCGCGCTGCGACCGCGCCGACGCCCAATGCCTGACCGTGCCTCCCAACGCCGCTATCGGCGGATCTCATATCGCCCATTGCTGGCACGCGGACGTTCCCCAGGGGGCGATGAGCGCATGAACGACGACCTGCTTCGCGTCAGTGACCTGCGCGTCTCGTTCCGGGTCGGCGGCCTGTCCGCCAGGCTTGCCGGGCGGGCCACCGAGATCGAAGCTGTCTCCGGCGTCAGCTTCACCCTTCAACGAGGCAGCACCTTCGCGCTGGTCGGCGAATCCGGCTCGGGCAAGACGACGCTGGCGCGCACGCTCAACGGTCTTCAGCCCGTGAGGGCGGGCACGATCCTGTTTGAAGGGCAGGAACTGCAAGGCCTGTCCAACGCCGCCCTGAAGCCCGTGCGGCGGCGCATGCCGATGATGTTCCAGGACCCGGTCGGATCGCTGTCGCCGCGGCTCAGCGTGCGGTCGCTGCTGTCGGAGCCTTTCGTCATTCACGGGCTGTCGGATCGCGATCTCAACGCCGAAGTCACACGGCTTCTCGCGCTGGTCGGGCTGCCGCGCGATTTCGCCGACCGCTACCCGCACCAGCTTTCCGGCGGCCAGGCGCGCCGCGTCGGCGTGGCGCGGGCGATCGCGCTGGACCCGGTGCTGGTGGTCGCCGACGAGCCGACCGCCGGCCTCGACGTCTCCGTGCAGGGGGAGGTGCTGAACCTGCTCAACGATTTGCGCGACCGCATGGGCCTGTCGATGCTGATCATCACGCACAATCTGCATGTCGTGCGCCAGATTGCCGACCGTATGGCGGTGATGTACCTCGGACGCTTCGTCGAGCAGGGCGAAACCGAAGCGATCTTCCGCGCCCCGCACCATCCCTATACGGCGGCACTTCTGTCCGCCAATCCCGAGCCCGACCCAGATCGGGTTCACCAGCGCATCACGCTGCCGGCTGACGTTCCGTCCTTGCTGGCGCGCCCTTCAGGCTGCGAATTCCACACACGCTGCCCGCAGGCCCAGGGCCGTTGCACGGTGGATGTCCCCGTCCCGGCCACGGTCGGCGACAGCCGCCTGACCTGCCATTTCCCGCTGAACACATAAGGATCGTCACCGGCGCAAGTGTTGGCCGGGGCGTCGAGAGGAGCCGCCATGCAAGATATCCGCGTCGTCACCGATTTCCCGCGAAAAGTCCGCGAGATCGAGAATTTGTGGATTCCGATGCCAGACGGCGTCAAGCTGGCGGCGCGTGTCTGGCTGCCGGAAGACGCGGAGGCCGACCCGGTGCCGGCGATCCTCGAATATCTGCCTTACCGCAAGCGCGATGGAACGGTGGAACGCGATGCGCTGACGCATCCCTATTTCGCCGGTCACGGCTATGCCGGCGTGCGTGTCGACATGCGCGGCTCGGGCGACAGCGAAGGGCTGTGCAAGGGTGAGTACCTGAAGCAGGAACAGGATGACTGCCTGGCGGTCATCGAATGGCTGGCCCGGCAATCCTGGTGCTCGGGAAGCGTCGGCATGATCGGCATCAGCTGGGGCGGCTTCAACGGTCTGCAGGTCGCCGCCCGCCGGCCGCCGGCGCTGAAAGCCGTCGTTTCGCTGTGCTCGACCGACGACCGCTACAATGATGACGTGCATTATCTCGGCGGCGCCATGATGTGCGACAATCTGATGTGGGGAACCACCGCCTGGGCAATCGCCATGACACCGCCGGATCCGCTGATCGTCGGCGACCGCTGGCGCGATCTTTGGGAGCAACGGCTTAACGGCAATGGCATCTGGATGCAGGACTGGTTCGAACACCAGCGCCGCGACGATTTCTACAGGCACGGCTCGATCTGCGAGGATTATTCTGACGTCGAAATCCCGGTCTATGCGGTGGGCGGCTGGGCCGACGGCTACCCCAATCCGATCTTCCGGATGCTGGAAAAGCTAAGCGGCCCCCGCAAAGGGCTGATCGGTCCCTGGGGCCACAAATATCCCCACTTCGCGATGCCTGGGCCGCGCATCGGCTTCCTGCAGGAGTGCCTGCGCTGGTGGGATCAGTATCTCAAGGGCATCGACACCGGCATTGCCGACGAGCCGATGCTGCGCGCCTGGATTCAGGACCCCGCACGGCCGGCGGCGATCTATGACGAGCGACCCGGCCGCTGGGTGGCGGAACCGTCATGGCCGGGACCGGGCGTCGGCCAAAAGGTGCTGAACCTTGGCCCCCATGTGCTGAGCGAGGCCGGGGGCGAAGACGCGATCCTGGAGATTTCGTCGCCGCAGACGGCCGGCCTGTCGTCCGGCGCCTGGTGCGGCTATGGTGTGATGCCGACCTTGCCGGTCGATCAGCGCACGGAAGAAGGCAATGCCCTGATCTTCGAGACGGCGCCGTTGACCGAAGCGGTCGAGATCCTTGGCTTCCCCGAATTCGAGGTCAAGCTCTCCTCCGACAAGCCCGTCGCCCTTCTGTCCGCCACGCTGTCGCAAGTGTTCCCGGAAGGTGCTGCCTCGCGCATCAGCTACGGCATCCTCAATCTGAGCCATCGCAACGATGATCTGGACATCGCGCCAATGGTGCCGGGCAAGGCGGAAACCGTGCGCATCAAGCTGCGCTGCTGTGGGCAGCGTTTCGAGGTCGGCGAGCGTATCCGGCTGGCGCTGGCGACATCGCACTGGCCGATCGTCTTTCCAACCGCCGAGCAGGCGACGTTGTCGATCCATTGCGGCGATAGCCGGCTGATCCTGCCGGTGCGCGCGCCGCAGAAGCTGGACGACACGCTAGGGGCTTTCCTGGCTCCGGAAAGCGCCGCGCCGATGGAGCAGGAGGTTCTGGCCAAGGGCGACGGCTTCCAGCGCTCGGTGTCGACGGACCAGATCAGCGGCGAGACCGTCTACCAGGTGGTCAATCACGGCGGCACGGTGCGGCATCCGCATACGGGAATGGTGCTCTCGGCAAGACACGTCGATCGCTTCACCATCCACCCCGACGATCCGAACTCGGCGGTCGGCACCTGCACCTGGGAAAAATCCTATGGCCGTGGCGACTGGCAGGCACGTCTTTCGGTGAAAGCGACGGTAAGGGCGCTGCGAAAAGTCTGGCGGATCGAGACCCACATCACCGCCCATGATGGCGATGAACTGATCGTCGACCGCAGTGAGGTCAAGGAGTATCCGCGCGATCTCAACTGAGGCCGCGATCACGCCATCGATTTCGGCAAGGCGGCCGCCAGTGCATCGACCGCCAGCCGCACCTTCAGCGGCAGATGCGGCGTCTGCAGCCAAAGGGCATGGCAGTCGTAGAGATAGCGTGGCTCATCCGGCAGCAGCGTCACCAGCGCGCCGGCTTCAATACGCTCGCGGACCAGCCAGTAGGGCAACCAGGCAAGGCCCATGCTCTCAACAGCCGCATCGGCGATGGCGTCGAGATCGTCGAGCCGCAGCCGCCCGGTTGGCGTGATCTCTTGTGTGGGTTGCCCTTCGCGCGCAAACAGCCATGGTTGAACGACCTGGCCGAGCCGGCGGTAGACGATGGCCTGATGATCGGCGAGATCCTCGATGAGTCGCGGTTCGCCATGAATTCTGAGATAGGAGGGTGCCGCGCAGACGACCATGCCTTGGCGCGCGACGCGGCGCGCGATCACGCCAGCCTTGTCGTCCAGATCACCTGTGCGGATGGCAAGGTCGT is part of the Mesorhizobium loti genome and encodes:
- a CDS encoding ABC transporter ATP-binding protein, with product MTVLDVNNLSVAFHTKSGRLEALKQVSFSVPANRSVGVVGESGCGKSTLINAILGLLADNGEITSGEIIFEGDKDLARLDPTAMRGLRGQSIATVFQDPMGALNPVLSVGRQMRDIQYRSGLSKRDKDARSVAMLRKVRIPDPESRLTQFPHEFSGGMKQRIAIAMALMMEPALLIADEPTTALDATLEVATIELLKDLQRDIGCSVLFISHHLGVIAELCDEMIVMYAGEVVESGTTREIFHDARHPYTQKLLACDPARLSQRVARLPTIAGTLPDLRRRPSGCVFQPRCDRADAQCLTVPPNAAIGGSHIAHCWHADVPQGAMSA
- a CDS encoding ATP-binding cassette domain-containing protein: MNDDLLRVSDLRVSFRVGGLSARLAGRATEIEAVSGVSFTLQRGSTFALVGESGSGKTTLARTLNGLQPVRAGTILFEGQELQGLSNAALKPVRRRMPMMFQDPVGSLSPRLSVRSLLSEPFVIHGLSDRDLNAEVTRLLALVGLPRDFADRYPHQLSGGQARRVGVARAIALDPVLVVADEPTAGLDVSVQGEVLNLLNDLRDRMGLSMLIITHNLHVVRQIADRMAVMYLGRFVEQGETEAIFRAPHHPYTAALLSANPEPDPDRVHQRITLPADVPSLLARPSGCEFHTRCPQAQGRCTVDVPVPATVGDSRLTCHFPLNT
- a CDS encoding CocE/NonD family hydrolase; translated protein: MRVVTDFPRKVREIENLWIPMPDGVKLAARVWLPEDAEADPVPAILEYLPYRKRDGTVERDALTHPYFAGHGYAGVRVDMRGSGDSEGLCKGEYLKQEQDDCLAVIEWLARQSWCSGSVGMIGISWGGFNGLQVAARRPPALKAVVSLCSTDDRYNDDVHYLGGAMMCDNLMWGTTAWAIAMTPPDPLIVGDRWRDLWEQRLNGNGIWMQDWFEHQRRDDFYRHGSICEDYSDVEIPVYAVGGWADGYPNPIFRMLEKLSGPRKGLIGPWGHKYPHFAMPGPRIGFLQECLRWWDQYLKGIDTGIADEPMLRAWIQDPARPAAIYDERPGRWVAEPSWPGPGVGQKVLNLGPHVLSEAGGEDAILEISSPQTAGLSSGAWCGYGVMPTLPVDQRTEEGNALIFETAPLTEAVEILGFPEFEVKLSSDKPVALLSATLSQVFPEGAASRISYGILNLSHRNDDLDIAPMVPGKAETVRIKLRCCGQRFEVGERIRLALATSHWPIVFPTAEQATLSIHCGDSRLILPVRAPQKLDDTLGAFLAPESAAPMEQEVLAKGDGFQRSVSTDQISGETVYQVVNHGGTVRHPHTGMVLSARHVDRFTIHPDDPNSAVGTCTWEKSYGRGDWQARLSVKATVRALRKVWRIETHITAHDGDELIVDRSEVKEYPRDLN
- a CDS encoding LysR family transcriptional regulator; amino-acid sequence: MDRLESMAVFVRAVDLGSFAAAAVALDLSGPMVGKHVRFLEERLGVRLLNRTTRRQSLTDFGRAYYERCRVVLAEAEAADALAADQFSEPRGKLRVTMPAHFGRHCVTPVLLKLARQYPMLELDLSLSDRFADLAEDGYDLAIRTGDLDDKAGVIARRVARQGMVVCAAPSYLRIHGEPRLIEDLADHQAIVYRRLGQVVQPWLFAREGQPTQEITPTGRLRLDDLDAIADAAVESMGLAWLPYWLVRERIEAGALVTLLPDEPRYLYDCHALWLQTPHLPLKVRLAVDALAAALPKSMA